The following are encoded in a window of Maridesulfovibrio ferrireducens genomic DNA:
- a CDS encoding DMT family transporter: MFKNRRYYGMACALLATMLWAGAFVVARLAVGQISPMTLGATRWFIALLILCTFTLPRVKKEWHVAKKFLPQIIAAALTGVAAYSPLSYFAAQTTSAINLSLISVTTPIFIVIISSIMGQKQSSNTWIGCTIALFGSFYLVCNGDIERLVGLHFAAGDILMLLAAVGFAIYSLILRKIPEGLSQITIMSLMSFFAVLMLIPCVIWESTQPSMIFNMNGIVFFSIVFSAVCSSVIAWLTWNIGLENAGPATSGMIYYSLPLWGGLFAFLFLGETMGMVHLVSGIMIIGGIFWASRSPKTTPAKDALPNEA; encoded by the coding sequence ATGTTTAAGAATCGCAGATACTACGGAATGGCGTGTGCACTGCTTGCCACAATGCTTTGGGCAGGTGCTTTTGTTGTCGCAAGACTGGCTGTAGGACAAATTTCCCCAATGACACTTGGAGCAACCCGCTGGTTTATAGCTCTTCTTATTTTGTGTACTTTCACACTGCCGAGAGTGAAAAAAGAATGGCATGTTGCCAAAAAATTTCTACCCCAGATTATAGCAGCGGCTCTTACCGGTGTAGCGGCATATTCCCCGTTAAGCTACTTTGCAGCCCAGACGACTTCGGCTATCAATCTATCCCTGATTTCTGTTACCACACCGATCTTTATCGTAATCATCTCCTCAATAATGGGACAAAAACAGTCAAGCAACACTTGGATAGGCTGTACAATCGCCCTTTTCGGCTCATTTTATCTTGTCTGTAACGGCGACATAGAAAGACTGGTTGGACTGCATTTTGCCGCAGGTGATATCCTCATGCTTCTGGCAGCAGTCGGGTTTGCTATATACAGTCTCATTCTGAGAAAGATCCCCGAAGGACTCTCCCAGATCACTATCATGTCTCTCATGTCCTTCTTTGCCGTACTGATGCTCATCCCCTGCGTTATCTGGGAATCCACTCAGCCTTCCATGATTTTCAACATGAACGGCATAGTATTCTTCAGCATCGTGTTCTCAGCTGTCTGTTCCTCAGTCATCGCATGGCTCACATGGAACATCGGCCTTGAAAACGCCGGTCCTGCAACCTCCGGTATGATTTACTACAGTCTCCCTCTCTGGGGTGGACTCTTTGCCTTCCTTTTCCTTGGCGAAACAATGGGCATGGTCCATCTTGTCAGCGGAATCATGATTATCGGCGGTATCTTCTGGGCCAGCCGTAGCCCCAAGACAACACCCGCCAAAGACGCATTACCAAACGAAGCTTAA
- a CDS encoding FAD binding domain-containing protein yields the protein MKRFNHYDASSVEEAVSLLQEHKGSSYVIAGGSDLMGCLKDHLWMEYPEAIINLKTIPGLKKIQLKEDGLHLGALVTLTELSESHTVKATWPGLAEAARRTGSPILRNMGTLAGNICQENRCWYYRYPDKIGGRIDCVRKGGKRCLAVPGDHRFHSIFGAVNKCIAVNPSDTAPAFVALNAVVKTTKREIPIDEFFTAENGAASTILDRDEIVTEIFVPRPAEGSKSAFMKISYRKSIDFALVNCAAALTIVDGKISAARICLNAVHNNPRRCETSEAALIGKELTEETAQEAGQLAVAEAKALIQNIYKVQIAKTIVADTLMECTR from the coding sequence ATGAAACGTTTTAATCACTATGATGCTTCCAGCGTGGAAGAAGCTGTTTCCCTTTTACAGGAACACAAAGGTTCTTCGTACGTAATCGCAGGCGGAAGTGACCTGATGGGCTGTCTGAAAGATCACCTCTGGATGGAATATCCCGAAGCGATCATCAACCTGAAGACCATTCCCGGCCTGAAAAAAATTCAGTTGAAAGAAGACGGACTGCATCTCGGCGCACTGGTTACCCTCACCGAGCTTTCCGAGTCGCACACTGTTAAAGCAACGTGGCCCGGTCTTGCAGAAGCTGCGAGGCGCACAGGCTCTCCCATTCTTCGCAACATGGGAACTTTAGCCGGAAATATCTGTCAGGAAAACCGCTGCTGGTACTACCGCTATCCCGATAAAATCGGTGGACGTATCGACTGTGTACGTAAAGGCGGCAAACGCTGTCTTGCAGTCCCCGGCGATCACCGCTTCCACTCCATATTCGGCGCAGTGAATAAGTGTATCGCAGTTAATCCCAGTGATACTGCTCCAGCCTTTGTAGCTTTAAATGCCGTAGTTAAAACAACTAAGCGTGAAATTCCCATTGATGAATTCTTCACCGCAGAAAATGGCGCAGCATCAACCATTCTGGACCGCGACGAAATAGTAACGGAGATATTCGTTCCCCGTCCCGCAGAAGGTTCAAAAAGTGCGTTCATGAAAATATCATACCGCAAATCCATCGATTTTGCGCTTGTTAACTGCGCTGCAGCTTTAACCATTGTAGACGGGAAAATCAGTGCAGCCCGCATCTGTTTGAACGCAGTGCACAATAATCCCCGCCGCTGTGAAACTTCAGAAGCTGCTCTCATCGGTAAAGAGCTTACTGAAGAAACAGCACAGGAAGCAGGTCAGCTTGCTGTAGCAGAAGCAAAAGCCCTGATCCAGAATATATACAAAGTTCAGATAGCCAAAACAATCGTGGCTGACACTCTCATGGAGTGCACCCGATAG
- a CDS encoding xanthine dehydrogenase family protein molybdopterin-binding subunit — protein MIETKSIGTSVRQKDGPARVTGSAKYYADFIFPGMLQTRILRSPYPAADIISINTSEAEALPGVRLVMTHENYPKAFRSSLYYVGDLVAAVVADDETIAQEAMALIKVEYNKKKFVLSIEDGIKPDSPQVFEGIDNCQDWAFHAILSDRDPESRLFKTKTPSDYNGFGDIEQGFAEADVIVEQKGLKYAYCKGPAMEPRGCSANFDGTKLHIYTHSQGLHDEKLCLAQALGINANMLNYVSPFTGSSFGGKNAFPLDRNIASHYLVIAGLACLDLKKPVHCPYSREEEMVSGWSRGSIGNVKIGFKKDGTLTTMDLEHWQETGSGGDKYPAKNAMLATGSVLYSRNCKHLRGKIRYVNTNRFPASGWQGYGAPEGVFAVETTMDIAADQMGIDPVEIRKMNCMRTGDIDSGWDTLSYKSCYISSSGIRDCLDEGAKHLDWKNNWQHPSKKTGRIRHGLGVAIFAMGAGRPGPGNSSEAMVKIYPDGSAALVCAIADIGQGQHTVQCQIVADVLGLPYKNIGIVCHDTDSTPFATLVANSCGTWIQGWATYEAAIDAKRQVLDLAALKLGVPTQALSMNEKGVFVTAEPEKCLTFAEAFGARGHYGGIHEVTGYYINNSPHPNGLKDGKKDQVYIPKEKGAQFISLDVDTETGMISNVEVVMAQNVGKALNPKIVAGQLSTSRHGVENAILANDCIVDKRNGWLMTPNWVDYRHCTSMDCDVKPIVIEKPGDPTHPFGATACGEGAACPSLAAFSNAIFNATGVRIIETPFTPDKILLGLGKIQPKRRAK, from the coding sequence ATGATTGAAACAAAATCCATCGGAACATCAGTCCGCCAGAAAGACGGCCCTGCGCGCGTCACCGGATCAGCAAAATATTACGCCGATTTCATCTTTCCGGGCATGCTCCAGACACGCATTCTGCGCAGCCCCTATCCTGCAGCCGACATTATATCTATCAATACCAGTGAAGCAGAGGCTTTACCGGGTGTACGCCTCGTAATGACTCACGAGAACTACCCCAAGGCTTTCCGCTCTTCACTTTATTATGTAGGCGATCTCGTTGCCGCAGTCGTTGCCGACGATGAAACCATTGCTCAGGAAGCCATGGCTCTCATCAAGGTCGAGTACAATAAAAAGAAATTTGTGCTGAGCATTGAGGACGGCATCAAGCCGGACTCCCCACAGGTTTTCGAAGGCATAGACAACTGTCAGGACTGGGCATTCCATGCAATACTGAGTGATCGAGATCCTGAATCCCGCCTTTTCAAGACCAAAACTCCTTCAGACTACAACGGATTCGGAGACATTGAGCAAGGTTTTGCCGAAGCGGACGTCATCGTCGAGCAGAAAGGTCTGAAATATGCTTATTGCAAAGGTCCGGCAATGGAACCTCGCGGATGTTCAGCCAATTTTGATGGCACCAAGTTGCATATTTATACTCATTCACAAGGACTGCATGATGAAAAGCTCTGCCTTGCTCAGGCTCTCGGCATAAATGCCAACATGCTCAACTACGTGTCCCCTTTCACCGGATCAAGTTTCGGTGGCAAGAACGCTTTCCCGCTGGACCGCAATATTGCGTCGCACTATCTGGTGATTGCCGGATTGGCCTGTCTTGATCTGAAAAAACCAGTGCACTGCCCTTATTCCCGCGAAGAAGAAATGGTTTCCGGCTGGTCGCGCGGTAGTATCGGAAACGTAAAAATAGGTTTCAAAAAAGACGGAACCCTGACCACCATGGATCTGGAACACTGGCAGGAAACAGGCTCAGGCGGCGACAAATATCCCGCCAAAAACGCCATGCTCGCCACGGGATCTGTCCTTTATTCCCGTAACTGCAAGCACTTGCGCGGCAAAATAAGATATGTAAATACCAACCGCTTTCCCGCTTCCGGATGGCAGGGCTACGGAGCTCCCGAAGGAGTCTTCGCGGTTGAAACAACCATGGATATAGCCGCTGACCAGATGGGAATTGACCCGGTAGAAATCCGCAAAATGAATTGTATGCGCACCGGAGATATCGATTCCGGCTGGGATACGCTATCCTATAAGTCATGTTACATTTCCTCATCCGGTATCCGCGACTGCCTCGATGAAGGGGCCAAGCATCTGGACTGGAAAAATAACTGGCAGCACCCCAGCAAAAAAACCGGACGTATCCGTCACGGCCTCGGGGTTGCAATCTTCGCCATGGGCGCAGGTCGTCCCGGACCGGGCAACTCCAGTGAAGCCATGGTCAAAATATATCCTGACGGTTCAGCCGCGCTAGTTTGCGCAATCGCCGATATAGGACAGGGACAGCACACAGTACAGTGCCAGATTGTAGCGGATGTCCTCGGACTTCCTTATAAGAATATCGGCATTGTCTGCCATGACACCGACTCTACTCCTTTTGCAACTCTGGTTGCCAACAGTTGCGGAACATGGATTCAGGGCTGGGCTACTTACGAAGCAGCAATCGACGCTAAACGTCAGGTGCTTGATCTGGCTGCGCTAAAACTCGGAGTCCCTACGCAGGCCCTTTCCATGAATGAAAAAGGTGTCTTCGTAACCGCTGAACCGGAAAAATGCCTGACCTTTGCCGAAGCTTTCGGAGCACGCGGTCATTACGGCGGTATCCATGAAGTCACCGGATACTACATCAACAACTCACCGCACCCGAATGGACTCAAAGACGGCAAAAAAGATCAGGTTTATATCCCAAAAGAAAAGGGAGCACAGTTCATTTCTCTGGATGTAGATACTGAAACAGGTATGATTTCCAACGTAGAAGTAGTCATGGCTCAAAATGTAGGCAAGGCTCTCAATCCTAAAATCGTAGCAGGACAGCTCTCAACTTCCAGACATGGTGTAGAGAATGCCATTCTCGCCAACGACTGCATTGTGGATAAACGCAATGGCTGGCTCATGACCCCCAACTGGGTGGATTACCGCCACTGCACGTCCATGGACTGCGACGTTAAACCTATCGTCATCGAGAAACCCGGAGATCCTACGCATCCGTTCGGCGCAACAGCCTGTGGTGAAGGCGCAGCCTGCCCTTCGCTTGCTGCTTTTTCCAATGCAATCTTCAACGCCACCGGTGTGAGAATTATTGAAACTCCGTTTACACCTGACAAAATCCTCTTGGGCCTTGGTAAAATTCAGCCCAAAAGGAGGGCAAAATAA
- a CDS encoding (2Fe-2S)-binding protein produces MNRDEQQKKLIHLTVNGETCSLHVEPHWTLSKVLRNDCGHTGTKEGCGEGACGSCTVLIDSVAVPACMILAVEQEGKDIETIEGLSKDGNLHPIQEAWLEEYGSQCGFCSPGMIMSTKALLLKNASPTDDEIKEALGGNICICSNYEHIINAVRSAAKKMAKEQI; encoded by the coding sequence ATGAATCGCGACGAACAACAGAAAAAGCTCATTCACCTGACAGTAAACGGGGAAACCTGCTCGCTTCACGTAGAGCCACACTGGACTCTCTCAAAAGTTCTGCGCAACGACTGCGGTCACACCGGAACAAAAGAGGGTTGCGGCGAAGGTGCTTGCGGCTCCTGCACTGTCCTTATCGACTCTGTGGCAGTACCGGCATGTATGATTCTTGCTGTTGAGCAGGAAGGTAAAGACATTGAAACCATCGAAGGACTGTCCAAAGACGGTAACCTTCATCCCATTCAGGAAGCGTGGCTTGAAGAGTACGGTTCACAATGCGGTTTCTGCTCTCCCGGCATGATCATGTCCACCAAAGCACTACTGCTGAAGAACGCTTCTCCGACTGACGATGAAATCAAAGAAGCCCTCGGCGGCAACATCTGTATCTGCAGCAACTACGAGCACATCATCAATGCAGTAAGAAGCGCAGCCAAGAAAATGGCAAAGGAGCAGATCTAA
- a CDS encoding sigma-54 interaction domain-containing protein, producing MNKTEHFGLDFETFAKLIDNLHDEIIIYDNNYRMLYVNKACERHYGFSQQEMINMPFWDVVEKHNSWDRPILPLVYEKKIPVKQEQKTYLGLDVLTIAIPLLNENREVQYVLLSIRDNFHEGRILHPEDLIFDQEDPASARPEDLIYHSKLMEQTVNAARKVGSISAPCLLLGESGCGKSLLAKFIHANGKRADKPFIVVNCAAIPQELFESELFGHVEGAFSGATKSRGGLFAKAEGGTLFLDEISELPLPMQAKLLYAVQELEYRPVGSSSTVKADVRILAASNRNMDRMVESGAFRQDLYFRLNVFDIIIPPLRDRLDDLIPLLHFFLNRYGKAHGKGKRFSSNAQKVLCLYSWPGNIRELAHLVERLVVTVEDDIINVDHLPSSIYETTCNYLSPILGAGSLDEAMQAVERQLVLDAYAEHGSSRKVAAALKISQSRASRLIRTYTHTTKP from the coding sequence ATGAACAAGACAGAGCATTTCGGACTTGATTTTGAAACATTTGCAAAACTTATCGACAACCTGCACGATGAGATAATTATCTACGATAATAATTACCGCATGCTCTACGTAAATAAAGCTTGCGAACGTCACTACGGATTCTCGCAACAGGAAATGATCAACATGCCTTTCTGGGATGTAGTGGAAAAGCATAACTCCTGGGACCGCCCCATTCTGCCCCTTGTTTACGAAAAAAAAATTCCGGTTAAACAAGAACAAAAGACCTATCTGGGTCTTGACGTTTTAACCATTGCGATCCCTCTTCTGAATGAAAACAGGGAAGTACAATACGTCCTTTTAAGTATCAGGGACAACTTTCACGAAGGCCGGATTCTCCACCCCGAAGATCTGATTTTCGATCAGGAAGACCCTGCTTCAGCCAGGCCTGAAGATCTTATCTACCATAGCAAACTGATGGAACAAACTGTCAACGCGGCTCGCAAGGTAGGCAGCATCAGCGCTCCATGCCTGCTTCTGGGCGAATCCGGTTGCGGCAAAAGTCTTTTAGCAAAATTCATTCATGCCAACGGAAAACGGGCCGACAAACCCTTTATCGTGGTCAACTGTGCTGCCATTCCTCAGGAACTTTTTGAATCTGAACTTTTTGGACATGTAGAGGGAGCTTTTTCCGGTGCAACCAAATCCAGAGGCGGACTTTTTGCCAAGGCAGAAGGAGGAACTCTTTTTCTGGATGAAATATCCGAACTCCCTCTCCCCATGCAGGCCAAACTTCTTTATGCGGTGCAGGAACTTGAATACCGCCCGGTAGGCAGCTCCTCCACGGTGAAAGCAGACGTGCGCATTTTAGCTGCCTCCAATCGCAATATGGACCGCATGGTCGAGTCTGGAGCCTTTCGACAGGATTTATATTTCCGGCTCAATGTCTTCGATATCATAATCCCCCCGCTGCGAGACAGACTGGATGATCTCATTCCCTTGTTACACTTTTTTCTAAACCGCTACGGAAAAGCCCACGGCAAAGGAAAAAGATTTTCCTCCAATGCCCAGAAAGTACTCTGTCTCTACTCATGGCCCGGCAACATCCGAGAACTGGCCCACCTTGTGGAACGACTTGTCGTCACAGTGGAAGATGACATTATCAACGTGGATCACCTGCCCTCATCCATCTATGAAACAACATGCAACTACTTATCTCCCATTCTTGGAGCAGGCTCCCTTGACGAGGCCATGCAGGCTGTTGAACGCCAACTGGTTCTTGATGCCTATGCCGAACACGGCAGCAGCCGCAAAGTTGCTGCAGCCCTTAAAATAAGCCAGTCACGAGCCTCCCGCCTGATTAGAACGTATACACATACCACAAAGCCATAA